TCGGGGTCGAGGTTGGTCAGCCCCCAGGCGATGTCGCGGTTGTGGCCGATCACCACCCCGGGCATGCCGGCGAAGCTGAAGCCCGAGACGTCGAAGGGGCAGCTCTCGTCGACGGTGCGACAGTGCAGCCCCACCTGGGTCCAGACCCCGGGCAGCGAGACCCCGAGGTGGGGGTCGTTGGCCAGCAGCGGCTGGCCGGTCACGGTGTGCTCGCCCGAGAGCACCCAGCTGTCGGAGCCCAGGCCGTCACCTGTGCCGAGCAGGTGAGGAACCTGCTCCAGGCTCGCGGCGACCGCGTCGAGGGCCGCGGCACGGCTCCCGTCGCCCCCGCCGCCGGCTCCGGGGGCCACCCGCGGCGCCGGGCGGGCGGGCGGGACGTCCTCGTCGGGCAGGATCGGCGCCCGGTCGTAGTCGTAGCGCGGCCACAGCTCGTCGACCTGCTCCGGCGTGCGGTTCACGGCCAGGCGGGTGCGGGCGATCTCGTCCTGCATGTTGCCGCGCAGGTCCCACGCCATCGCCTTGAGCCAGGCCAGCGAGTCGATCGGCGTCCACCGCTCGGGCTGGTAGTCGAGCCCGCCCAGCGCCAGCGCGGTGTACTCCGCGGACAGCTGGGTGGTGGGACGGCCGCGCAGCCACGCGTTGACCCCGTCGCTGTAGGACTGCAGGTAGCTGCGGGTGCTGGGCGCCAGCAGGTCGTACTCCTGCGCGGCCACGCGGCGCCAGCCCAGCGTCCGCACCACCAGGTCGGACTCGACCGCCCGCTCCCCCACCAGCTCGGCGAGCCGGCCGGCGGTGACGTGGCGACGCACGTCCATCTCGTAGAACCGGTCCTGCGCCTGCACGAACCCCTGGGCGAGGAAGAGGTCGCCGGGCTCGTCGGCGTACACCTGGGGGACGCCGTGGTCGTCGCGCAGCACCTCGACGTCGGCGGACAGACCGGGCACGGTGAGGGTGCCCTCGGTCTGCGGCAGCGGGCGTCGCAGCATCGCCAGGGTGGCCACCAGGGCGACCACGACGAGCAGCACCAGGGCGGCGACGGCGTACGTCGTGGCGCGTGCCCACCCGGGCCAGCCCCGGAACGTCGCGACGGTGCTGGCCGGGCGGCTCGGGGACGTCACTCGGAGCATTGTGCCGTAGCATCTGGCCGCGACGTCGACGAGTGCCGACCCCTTGTCCGTGTGACTTCCCCGGAGGATCCAGCCGTGCCCACGTACCAGTACTCCTGCACCGAATGCGGCCACTTCTTCGAGGTGGTGCAGAGCTTCTCCGACGACTCCCTGACCGTCTGCCCCGTGTGCGAGGGCAAGCTCCGCAAGGTCTTCAACGCCGTCGGCGTGGTGTTCAAGGGCTCCGGCTTCTACCGCAACGACAGCCGCAGCGAGTCCAAGGGCGGCACCGGGTCGAGCACCCCCTCCAAGCCCGCCGCCCAGGACTCCGGCTCCACGTCGTCCACCTCGTCCTCCTCGGACTCGGGCAGCAGCAGCTCCTCGACCGCCTCGACCTCGAGCAGCAGCGACTCCAAGCCGGCCTGACGCCCCTCGGTCCCTGAGGAAGGACGGAGTCCTGTCTCGAAGGGCCTGTGGACGACGCGACGCACGGATCGCGGCGGCCGCCTAGCGTCGCGGCCATGACCCTCGCCCGCCTGCTCGCTCCCCTGCGCCGGCTCCGCCGGCGGGTCCTGCTGCACCGGCGGTCGCTGGCAGCGCTGTGCGCCGCGGCGGCGGTGCTGGTCGGGTTCGAGGTGGCCTCGCCGCCACCTGCGCCGACCGTGGCGGTGTGGACGGCGGGACGCGCGCTGCCGGGCGGGGTGGTGCTGACCGGGTCGGACCTCGCGCCCCGCGAGCTGCCGCCCGAGGCGGTGCCCGACGACGCGGTCACCGACCCGCGCGAGGTCGTGGGGCGGGTGCTGGCGGCCCCGGTGGCGCGGGGCGAGACGGTCACCACCCTGCGTGTCGTGCGCCGCGGTCTGCTGCGCGGCTACCCCGGGAGCACCGCCGTGCCGCTGCGCGTGACCGACGGCGAGGTCGTCTCGCTGCTGCGCGTCGGCGACCGGGTCAGCTTCGTGGTCGCCGACCCCGACGGCCGGGGCGAGCCGCAGCTGCTCGTCGAGGACGTGCCGGTGGTCGCCGTGCCGCGGGCCTCCGCAGGTCTCGGCGGGGTGGCGGGCGGTTCGGGACGACTGGTGGTGGTCGCCGTGCCCGACGGGGAGGCCGCCGACGTCGCGGCACGCGCGGCGACGTCGATTCTCATCCCCGTCTGGAGGGACTAGCCTCGTGCGCGGGCCGATCCCGCGCCCCCCCGCCCTCGGAACGGAGAGCCCAGCGACATGAACGGCTTCAAGAACTTCATCCTGCGCGGCAACCTGATCGACCTCGCGGTCGCGGTCATCATCGGCTCGGCCTTCGGGGCCGTCGTGACGACGTTCACCAACTGGCTGACGGCCCTGCTGCCCGACACGGCGTCGAAGTACTTCGAGAACACCGCCAACAGCTTCGGCGCCTTCCTCAACGCCGTGATCTCCTTCGTGTTGCTGGCCGCGATCGTCTACTTCTTCGTGGTGCTGCCCTACACCAAGGCGAAGGAGAAGTACTTCCCCGCCGAGGCCCCCGGCACCCCGGCCGACATCGCCCTGCTCGAGGAGATCCGCGACCTGCTGGCCGCCCAGGCCACCGCGGCCGGCGGCTCGACGCGCCCCGGCACCCCTCCCGGCGGCACCAGCTCGGTCTGACCGGCCCGCCCGCGGTCCGGTCGGCTCAGCCCACCGGGCCGTGGTGCGGGGGCACGTCGCGACGCAGCCGGTCCTCGGCGGTCTCGGTGCGCTCCACCTCGACCCGGTCGTCACGGGTCTGCTCGGGCAGCACGTCGCCGAACACCTCGGCCAGCCGGCGGCGTCGCGCCTCGCGCTCCGCGGCGGTCAGTGGCTCGCGCTGGTGCATCGCTGCAGGGCGGCGTCCAACCAGCCCGCGTCGAACTTCGGGCGGTGCGGCTGGTAGCCCGTCATCGAGGCGAAGTGGTCGGAGCACACCCGCAGGGAGCGCGCCTGCGGCTCGAAGCGCGGGCCGATCCACCACCGGCCGACCGGGCCGATGAAGGAGCGGGACTCCACGCCCATCGCGTCGGCGTACCCCTGCACCAGCTCGTGGCGCTGCACCGGCTCGGCCCCGACGTTGTAGACGCCGCTGGGGGCGTGCAGCGCGCAGCGCACGATCTCGCCCAGGTCGTCGGTGTGCACGACGTGCGACCAGCCCTCGGGGTGGCCCATGCCGATGCGGCGTCCGGCCTGCACGGCGCGCAGCCAGTAGCGGGTCTGCGGGTCGTCGCCGACGATCGTGCCGAAGCGCAGCACGACCCCGGTGCGCGAGCCGCAGCTGAAGTCCTGGACCAGCGACTCCCCCACCGCGGCGGGCTCGGTCATGGCCGTGATCTCCAGCGGGCTCTGCTCGGTGATCCAGTCGTCGCCCTGGTCGGCGTAGAGGTAGCTCGCGCCCTCCTGCACCACCCGTCGTACGCCGGCGCGGCGGGCCGCCTCGACCACGTGGCGCACCCCCGCGGTCCGCAGCAGGTCCTGGCGCCGCCAGGCGCTGGCGAGGAAGGCGCTGTGGCCCACGGGCACGTGGCTGGCCAGGTTGACCACCGCGTCGGCCCCGGCGAAGGCGGCCTCGAGGCTGTCGAGGTCGAGCACGTTGCCGCGCACGGAGCGCACGCCCAGCTGGTGGGCGACGGCGTCGGCGCGCGCCGAGCGGGTGACGAGCCGGACGTCGTGCCCGGCCGCCAGCAGCGACGGCACGGCAGCCCGCCCGATCACGCCGGTGCCGCCGGTCAGAACGATCCTCACGGCCGACATGATCCGATAACGATCCGGTGACGGCAACTCGACGCGGCGGTGTCGGGCGAGGCGTTCGTGGGTACTCCCATCCCCTCGAGTGTACGCCGCGCCGGCTCCAGGCCCCCGGGGTCACCCCCGGCGGCGCCTCGTCGGGCGAGGGTCAGGCGCAGAGCCCGGCGTCCTCGGCGGCCTGCTTGCGGGCGGCCTCGGCGGCGGCGCGCGCGGCCGCCTGGTCGGGGGTGGTCGTGGGGCTGGGCGAGGCGGACGCCGAGCCGGACGGCGACGCGGACGGCGAGCCGGAGGCGCCGTCGGTCGGCAGCTCGCCGGGCTTGCGGCCCGGGACGAGCGCGTCGGCGCCGTAGCTGCCCAGCGCCTTGTCGAAGCGGATCTTGCGCCACAGGCCGGTGGCCTCGGGCGCCAGCTGGAGCCGGTTGGGGTCGGGCTGGTACTCCTCGTTGGGCACCGTCACGAAGGCGATGTTGTCCAGGCCGATGTCCTGCAGCGAGGTGCCGAGCGAGACGAGCTCGCGCAGCTTGGCGAAGCCGCGGTCGGTGGTCAGCGAGCTGGTGGCGGCGTCGAGGAAGCGGTAGAGGCGCAGCGGGTTGGCCAGGGTGCCGCGGCTGACGACCTTGGCCACCATGGCGGCGATGAAGGCCTGCTGGCGCTTCATCCGGCCGATGTCGCCGTTCTCCAGTCCGAGGCCGTGGCGCACGCGCACGTAGTCGAGCGCCTGGTTGCCGTTGACCTTGTAGGTGCCCGCCGGCAGGTAGATGTTGCCGATGGTGTCGTTGACCTCGTTGGGCACGCAGACCTTGACCCCGTCGACGGCGTTGACCATGTCCTTGAACCCGGCGAAGTTGATGACGACGAAGTGGTCGATGCGCACCTTGGTGATCGCCTCGACGGTGCGCACGGTGCAGGCGGGGCCGCCGTCGGCGTACGCCTCGTTGAACTGGGTGAGACCCGCGGGGATCGTCTTGCCGTTCTTGCCGGGGCAGGCGGGGCGCTGGACCATCAGGTCGCGCGGCAGGCTGACGCCGTAGGCGCGCCTCCGGTCGGCCGAGAGGTGCAGCAGCATCGTGGTGTCGGACAGCCCGGGCGTCTCGCCGCCGATGTCGGTGCCGCTGCGGTCGTCGGAGCCCATGACCAGGACGTTGAGCGGCTCCTCGGGTCCCTCCACCTCGACCTGCGCCGGGCGGTTGTCGCCGAGGTCGGGCGCGATGGCGTTGATGTTGTTCTCGAGCTTGTTGTAGGTGAAGACGAGGAAGCCGACCACCACCAGCGCCAGCACCAGGAACCCGATGGCGACACGCGTGAGGATGCGACGCCGACGCGAACGACCCTTCTCGGGGCGTACGGTCTCGACGTCGGACACGGGCGTTCCTCCACTGTTCACGGGCAGGCTCCTGCGGGCGGGCGCACCCGGGGCCGGGTCATTCTGGCACGCGCACCTGTGCCGCGCCTGAAGATCGCGCCAGGACGCCTCCGTGACAAGATGCCGCGGACGCCCCAGTAGCTCAGTGGATAGAGCAGCCGCCTCCTAAGCGAAAGGTCGCCAGTTCGACTCTGGCCTGGGGCACGCGCGATCCCCTCCGGCGCTTCTCGCAGGCGTCCCGCCCGCGGCGTGAGGTGCGGCACGGTGGACCGGCGTTGCGTGGCACGACCCGGCCCGGCTACCTTGATTAGGCAAGCCTTACCTGTCAGGAGCCGCGCTATGACGTCCTTCCCCCTCGGCAACTACCTCATCGGCCTCCGCGAAGGCCTCGAGGCGAGTCTCGTCGTGGTCATCCTGGTCGCCTACCTCGTCAAGTCCGGCCGGTCCCACCTGCTGCCGCGGATCTGGGCCGGCGTCGGCGCCGCCGTCGCCCTGTCGTTCGGGTTCGGCGCGCTGCTCACCTTCGGTCCCCGCCGCCTCACCTTCGAGGCCCAGGAGGCGCTCGGCGGGATCCTGTCGATCGTCGCCGTCGGCTTCGTGACCTGGATGGTCTTCTGGATGGCGCGCCACTCGCGCGAGATGAGCGGCGAGCTCAGGGGCAAGATCGACCACGCCGCCTCGGCCGGCCGTGCCAGCCTCGCCGTCGTGGCCTTCTTCGCCGTCGGCCGCGAGGGCCTCGAGACGGCGCTGTTCCTCTGGTCCGCGACCCAGGCCACCGGCTCGGGCGGGTCCCAGCTGGTGCCGCTGCTCGGCGCCCTCGGCGGCATCCTCACCGCCGTCGCGATGGGCTTCGCCTTCTACAAGGGCGTGCTGAGGATCAACCTGTCGCGCTTCTTCACCTGGACCGGCGCGATCCTCATCGTCGTCGCGGCCGGCGTGCTGGCGTACGGCGTCCACGACCTGCAGGAGGCCGGGATCCTGCCTGGGCTCAACACCTTGGCCTTCGACGTCAGCGACGCGATCCCGCCCGCCTCCCTGCTCGGCACGATCCTCAAGGGCACCCTCAACTTCTCCCCCGCCACGACCTGGCTCGAGGCGGTCGTCTGGGTGGCGTACGTCGTCCCGACGATGGCCTTCTTCCTGCACCGCGTGCGCACCCCCGCCGCGCCCCGCCGCACCGCCCCGCGCGCGGCCAGCCCCGCCGGCGTCTGACGCCGTCCCCTCCCCTTCCCCGCCCAGACAAAGGATCCCCACCCCGTGAAGCACGTCCTCGTGGCCGCCTGCGCCGGAGCCCTCCTGCTCGGCACGTCCGCCTGCTCGCTCACCGAGTCCAACGACCAGGCCGCGGCGGCCGGCGACGGCACCATCACGGTCGACTCCTCGGCCGACGCGTGCGACCTGACCAGCACGAAGGCGCCCTCGGGCAACCTGGTCTTCAACGTCAAGAACACCGGCGACGAGGTCACGGAGTTCTACTTCTACGCCGAGGACGGCCTGCGCATCGTCGGCGAGATCGAGAACGTCGGCCCCGGGCTGTCGCGCGACCTCGTCGTCCGCGCCGCCCCCGGCACCTACGTCGCCTCCTGCCGCCCCGGCATGAGCGGCAAGGGCCTGCGCTCGGAGTTCACCGTCACCGACTCCGGCGCGGACACCAAGATCACCGGCGTCGACCAGGCCGACATCGACCAGGCGACCACCCAGTACGCCGCCTACGTCAAGGACCAGGCCTCGCAGCTGGTCGACCAGACCACCGCCTTCGTCACGGCGTACGCCGCGGGCGACGACGCCAAGGCCCGCGCGCTCTACCCCGTGGCCCGCACCTACTGGGAGCGGATCGAGACCGTGGCCGAGTCCTTCGGCGACCTCGACCCGAAGATGGACCTGCGCGAGGCCGACCTGGCGCCGGGCCAGAAGTGGACCGGCTGGCACCGGATCGAGAAGGACCTGTGGCCGCCGGCCAGCGGCTACACCCCGCTGAGCAAGGCCGAGCGGACGACGTACGGCCAGGACCTGCTGGCCAACACCAAGGTCCTCGACGAGCGCGTGCAGGACCTCGACTACACCGTCGACCAGATCGGCAACGGCTCCAAGGGCCTGCTCGACGAGGTCGCCAGCGGCAAGATCACCGGCGAGGAGGACATCTGGTCGCACACCGACCTCTTTGACTTCCAGGCCAACGTCGACGGCGCGCGGGTGGCCTACGAGGGCCTCCAGCCGCTGCTCGACGTGAAGGACCCCGCGCTGTCGCAGAAGATCAAGACCGCCTTCGACGCGCTCCAGGCCGAGCTCGACACCTTCCGCCAGGGCAAGGACGGCTTCGTGTCCTACGACACCGTGACCGACCCGGAGCGCAAGAAGCTCTCCGACCTGGTCAACGCGCTGGCCGAGCCGCTCTCGAAGCTCACCGGGGCCATCACCCTGTGAGCGAGACCCCGACCTCCGCCACCTCGGCCGTCAGCCGGCGCCGCCTCCTCGGCGTCGCCGGCGCCGGCGCGCTCGCCGTCG
This genomic interval from Nocardioides scoriae contains the following:
- a CDS encoding FmdB family zinc ribbon protein, whose product is MPTYQYSCTECGHFFEVVQSFSDDSLTVCPVCEGKLRKVFNAVGVVFKGSGFYRNDSRSESKGGTGSSTPSKPAAQDSGSTSSTSSSSDSGSSSSSTASTSSSSDSKPA
- a CDS encoding SAF domain-containing protein, with the translated sequence MTLARLLAPLRRLRRRVLLHRRSLAALCAAAAVLVGFEVASPPPAPTVAVWTAGRALPGGVVLTGSDLAPRELPPEAVPDDAVTDPREVVGRVLAAPVARGETVTTLRVVRRGLLRGYPGSTAVPLRVTDGEVVSLLRVGDRVSFVVADPDGRGEPQLLVEDVPVVAVPRASAGLGGVAGGSGRLVVVAVPDGEAADVAARAATSILIPVWRD
- a CDS encoding MscL family protein encodes the protein MNGFKNFILRGNLIDLAVAVIIGSAFGAVVTTFTNWLTALLPDTASKYFENTANSFGAFLNAVISFVLLAAIVYFFVVLPYTKAKEKYFPAEAPGTPADIALLEEIRDLLAAQATAAGGSTRPGTPPGGTSSV
- a CDS encoding NAD-dependent epimerase/dehydratase family protein, coding for MRIVLTGGTGVIGRAAVPSLLAAGHDVRLVTRSARADAVAHQLGVRSVRGNVLDLDSLEAAFAGADAVVNLASHVPVGHSAFLASAWRRQDLLRTAGVRHVVEAARRAGVRRVVQEGASYLYADQGDDWITEQSPLEITAMTEPAAVGESLVQDFSCGSRTGVVLRFGTIVGDDPQTRYWLRAVQAGRRIGMGHPEGWSHVVHTDDLGEIVRCALHAPSGVYNVGAEPVQRHELVQGYADAMGVESRSFIGPVGRWWIGPRFEPQARSLRVCSDHFASMTGYQPHRPKFDAGWLDAALQRCTSASH
- a CDS encoding LCP family protein, which produces MSDVETVRPEKGRSRRRRILTRVAIGFLVLALVVVGFLVFTYNKLENNINAIAPDLGDNRPAQVEVEGPEEPLNVLVMGSDDRSGTDIGGETPGLSDTTMLLHLSADRRRAYGVSLPRDLMVQRPACPGKNGKTIPAGLTQFNEAYADGGPACTVRTVEAITKVRIDHFVVINFAGFKDMVNAVDGVKVCVPNEVNDTIGNIYLPAGTYKVNGNQALDYVRVRHGLGLENGDIGRMKRQQAFIAAMVAKVVSRGTLANPLRLYRFLDAATSSLTTDRGFAKLRELVSLGTSLQDIGLDNIAFVTVPNEEYQPDPNRLQLAPEATGLWRKIRFDKALGSYGADALVPGRKPGELPTDGASGSPSASPSGSASASPSPTTTPDQAAARAAAEAARKQAAEDAGLCA
- the efeU gene encoding iron uptake transporter permease EfeU, with the translated sequence MTSFPLGNYLIGLREGLEASLVVVILVAYLVKSGRSHLLPRIWAGVGAAVALSFGFGALLTFGPRRLTFEAQEALGGILSIVAVGFVTWMVFWMARHSREMSGELRGKIDHAASAGRASLAVVAFFAVGREGLETALFLWSATQATGSGGSQLVPLLGALGGILTAVAMGFAFYKGVLRINLSRFFTWTGAILIVVAAGVLAYGVHDLQEAGILPGLNTLAFDVSDAIPPASLLGTILKGTLNFSPATTWLEAVVWVAYVVPTMAFFLHRVRTPAAPRRTAPRAASPAGV
- the efeO gene encoding iron uptake system protein EfeO, giving the protein MKHVLVAACAGALLLGTSACSLTESNDQAAAAGDGTITVDSSADACDLTSTKAPSGNLVFNVKNTGDEVTEFYFYAEDGLRIVGEIENVGPGLSRDLVVRAAPGTYVASCRPGMSGKGLRSEFTVTDSGADTKITGVDQADIDQATTQYAAYVKDQASQLVDQTTAFVTAYAAGDDAKARALYPVARTYWERIETVAESFGDLDPKMDLREADLAPGQKWTGWHRIEKDLWPPASGYTPLSKAERTTYGQDLLANTKVLDERVQDLDYTVDQIGNGSKGLLDEVASGKITGEEDIWSHTDLFDFQANVDGARVAYEGLQPLLDVKDPALSQKIKTAFDALQAELDTFRQGKDGFVSYDTVTDPERKKLSDLVNALAEPLSKLTGAITL